The following proteins are encoded in a genomic region of Arachis ipaensis cultivar K30076 chromosome B02, Araip1.1, whole genome shotgun sequence:
- the LOC107626611 gene encoding (+)-neomenthol dehydrogenase: MVSAADSIQRYAVVTGSNKGIGLETVKGLASNGVKVVLTARDEKRGYEAVEKLRRECGFSNELVIFHQLDVTDSSSIASLVKFVKFQFGRLDILVNSADLIGSIIKWKELNQTYDMAEKCLTTNYYGAKETTEAFLPLLQLSTSPMIVNVSSTAGLLQHISNEWAKGVLDDTENLTEDLIDKVLREFMKDFKEGSLKTKGWPTYLSAYMLSKAAMNSYTRLLARKHPKFCVNCVCPGFVKTDINRNTGILSVENGAASVVRLALLPSGSPSGYFFAMQELSSF, encoded by the exons ATGGTTTCAGCGGCAGATTCCATACAAAG GTATGCAGTAGTTACAGGTTCAAACAAAGGGATAGGGTTGGAAACTGTTAAAGGGTTGGCATCGAATGGTGTGAAGGTTGTTCTGACAGCAAGAGATGAGAAAAGGGGATATGAAGCTGTTGAGAAATTGAGGAGAGAGTGTGGTTTCTCTAACGAACTTGTGATCTTTCACCAGCTTGATGTAACTGATTCTTCTAGCATTGCATCATTGGTGAAATTTGTGAAATTCCAATTTGGAAGACTTGATATCTTGGTAA ATTCAGCTGATCTTATAGGATCAATAATTAAGTGGAAAGAGCTTAATCAAACTTATGATATGGCTGAAAAATGCTTAACAACAAACTACTATGGTGCTAAAGAAACAACTGAGGCATTTCTTCCTTTGCTTCAGTTATCCACTTCACCTATGATTGTCAATGTTTCTTCCACAGCAGGGTTGTTACAG CACATATCAAATGAATGGGCTAAAGGGGTGCTAGATGACACCGAAAACCTCACAGAAGATCTAATAGACAAGGTACTAAGGGAGTTCATGAAAGATTTCAAAGAAGGTTCATTGAAAACCAAAGGCTGGCCAACCTATCTGTCTGCATATATGCTCTCAAAAGCAGCCATGAATTCTTACACAAGGCTTCTGGCACGGAAGCATCCGAAATTCTGTGTTAATTGTGTCTGTCCAGGTTTTGTAAAAACGGACATTAACCGAAATACCGGAATCTTATCGGTTGAAAATGGTGCTGCTAGTGTTGTTAGATTAGCATTGTTGCCTAGTGGTTCACCTTCTGGCTACTTCTTTGCTATGCAAGAATTGTcaagcttttga
- the LOC107626612 gene encoding uncharacterized protein At1g04910 (The sequence of the model RefSeq protein was modified relative to this genomic sequence to represent the inferred CDS: added 68 bases not found in genome assembly), whose amino-acid sequence MHGYSRLGGGARSSSSPPLSPRFRHGRSKGSSCSRGSSKEDTNWMEKLAFLLMSAVFRRRGLLLFAPLLYISGMLLYMGSLSFDVVSIKDGVVVVHKRAPPGSVYRSPQVFEKLWPFMVDEGAQANANATGNALMKSWNLKEHKGWKPCANKSVPQTELPKSNGFLIIEANGGLNQQRLSICDAVAVAGLLNATLVIPIFHLNSVWRDKRLLFNNNISNIVNLRVKAWSSPAHYLQKVLPQLLEMGAIRIAPFSNRLAQDVPSKIQELRCFANFGALRFSESIRTLAESMVNRMVEHSSHSGGKYVSVHLRFEEDMVAFSCCEYDAGEEEKHEMDIARERSWRGKFRRRHRVIKPGVNRVDGRCPLTPLEVGMMLRGMGYDNTTSVYVAAGKIYKAQKYMAPLRQMFPRLQTKNTLATPEELAQFMGYSSRLAALDYTVCLHSEVFVTTQGGNFPHFLMGHRRYIYGGHAKTIKPDKRKLALLFDNPNIRWEVFKQQMKDMLHHSDQKGIELKKPGASLYTFPMPDCMCKQEEARSRNCSSGKCMMF is encoded by the exons ATGCATGGGTACAGTCGCTTGGGTGGAGGAGCACGTTCCAGCAGCTCGCCGCCACTGTCCCCACGTTTCCGCCATGGCCGGAGCAAGGGCAGCAGCTGCAGCAGAGGTTCATCAAAGGAGGACACTAATTGGATGGAGAAATTGGCCTTTCTTCTCATGTCGGCAGTTTTCAGAAGGAGAGGGTTGCTTTTGTTTGCGCCCTTGTTGTATATTTCGGGGATGTTGCTGTACATGGGTTCTTTGAGCTTTGATGTTGTGAGTATAAAAGATGGTGTTGTTGTTGTGCACAAGCGTGCTCCTCCCGGTTCAGTTTATAGAAGTCCTCAGGTCTTTGAAAAGCTATGGCCTTTCATGGTGGATGAGGGTGCTCAAGCCAATGCTAATGCCACTGGAAATGCG TTGATGAAATCATGGAATCTAAAGGAGCATAAAGGGTGGAAGCCTTGTGCTAACAAAAGTGTTCCTCAAACAG ATATGTGATGCTGTTGCTGTTGCTGGACTACTAAATGCAACTCTTGTTATTCCAATATTTCATTTAAACAGTGTGTGGCGAGACAAAAGG CTTCTATTCAATAATAACATAAGTAACATTGTCAATCTTAGAGTTAAAGCTTGGTCTAGTCCTGCTCACTATCTTCAGAAGGTCCTTCCTCAACTATTAGAAATGGG AGCTATTCGCATTGCACCTTTCTCCAACAGATTAGCTCAGGATGTACCCTCAAAAATTCAAGAGCTTAGGTGCTTTGCCAATTTTGGAGCTCTCAGATTTTCAGAATCTATAAGAACACTTGCAGAAAGCATGGTTAATCGGATGGTTGAACATAGCTCCCACAGTGGAGGGAAATATGTTTCTGTGCATCTTCGATTTGAGGAG GATATGGTTGCATTTTCATGCTGTGAGTATGACGCTGGGGAGGAGGAGAAGCATGAAATGGATATTGCTCGCGAAAGGAGTTGGCGAGGCAAATTCAGGAGAAGACATAGGGTAATAAAGCCTGGTGTAAATCGGGTTGATGGAAGATGCCCATTGACTCCTTTGGAG GTGGGAATGATGCTTAGAGGAATGGGTTATGATAATACAACCTCCGTATATGTTGCAGCAGGAAAGATATATAAAGCACAGAAGTACATGGCACCACTCAGACAGATGTTTCCACGATTACAAACCAAGAATACACTGGCTACTccagaagagcttgctcaattcaTG GGCTACTCTTCTAGGTTGGCTGCTCTTGATTATACCGTTTGCCTACACAGTGAAGTCTTTGTTACAACCCAGGGTGGAAATTTTCCACACTTCTTGATGGGTCACAGACGCTATATATATGGAGGACATGCAAAGACAATTAAACCTGACAAGCGAAAATTGGCTCTACTATTCGATAATCCTAACATAAG GTGGGAAGTTTTCAAACAACAAATGAAAGACATGCTTCATCACAGTGATCAAAAGGGCATCGAGTTGAAAAAGCCTGGTGCTTCTCTTTATACGTTTCCCATGCCAGATTGCATGTGTAAACAGGAAGAAGCAAGAAGTAGAAATTGTAGCTCTGGGAAATGTATGATGTTTTGA